The following proteins are co-located in the Equus caballus isolate H_3958 breed thoroughbred chromosome 15, TB-T2T, whole genome shotgun sequence genome:
- the LOC138917775 gene encoding uncharacterized protein C2orf78-like, with protein MTVVLVFGDDPFLDLEENFQNPSLLGTPNSLQLSLPVLSDAASLAGSVCNFSRVSAPAVSSGWLLPSATGTSSQPLMGSAYLYQHSSTTTLSGVTGQSQSSTSAASYPGLFEWGVPGSTAQESSSLGDCTLTVTGHDTAVSSMYMAAQYDRTSGANNPVPLYPSLSTSLVQGTPSRVPNQGHSLSLPYQEGSQVYYCGHGTLGPLLSGELGPCLQSYGSVSYTGAGASAPQPEMVLVLKEIQPTHGLPPASTSGVYYAASAPAIPQTRFQVVETSLGMETSLGLQPPSQKIYLQQAPEFPKSCSSRNTQMLQSDPPAELGDVSLTAPDKTSNSDLLALSPNPKNWDEFNTKLAKPLDPDQIPIQNQEPLLQPLEIPDILQLLACIDPLGPEDHPASENADLGKGSLSLEGQGTLDNGTEASGGFADIATLMEDGHLPQLFDPLKDLDQPQGPELSQAKDTGAIESIQLQQKISGRKAASEYTRKNKHQASEPLDGAPKAKIQPKDPECLSGGDRAPENEAEHSNSKPQKAAPSRISTTKSHGQERTKRTRGNNPKKAGESRQSGTEVRVEEKPMMPKMKRRKNQPELSQETFRRPRTSLGRHMLESVQVFHALGRKSEKNTGPSSSRALGTSSNPKHPQPCPAIKPWLDKPLEGQCPEETQVKAQKAESSAEKECPPPSRDELPPPGKVRLVPLPFLSVDKPPARPVPRRPQALASHRPAVADPARPASTNSAQPTAVNSSHPAPASLTGPARPARPISTNPARPGWTNPTRPSVPQCPASRPAPYTTASCTSLQQEPVAPAVPTLQAPPKPPAQYLLEDFSRQPIPWRKPDIPGPVMSEPITQEQRPEREAMKRQAQQEREKAAKYTSRGKVQFFTEREKEMEISRYYGYAI; from the exons ATGACGGTGGTTTTAGTCTTTGGGGATGACCCCTTCCTGGATCTTGAAG AAAATTTCCAGAATCCATCCTTACTAGGAACTCCAAACTCCCTGCAGCTCTCTCTTCCTGTGCTGAGCGATGCAGCTTCCCTAGCAGGAAGTGTCTGCAATTTCTCCAGAGTCTCTGCTCCAGCCGTCAGTTCAGGATGGCTACTGCCATCAGCCACGGGCACCTCTTCCCAGCCACTCATGGGCAGCGCCTACCTTTACCAACATTCTAGCACAACCACGCTGTCTGGAGTGACTGGCCAGAGCCAGAGCTCCACCTCAGCTGCTTCCTATCCGGGTCTCTTTGAGTGGGGTGTCCCAGGAAGCACTGCACAGGAGTCCTCTTCACTCGGAGACTGCACTCTGACTGTCACTGGCCACGACACAGCGGTTTCTTCCATGTATATGGCAGCACAGTATGACAGAACTTCAGGTGCCAATAACCCGGTCCCACTGTATCCATCTCTTTCCACCAGCCTTGTTCAGGGAACACCATCTCGGGTTCCAAATCAGGGACACAGCCTGTCACTTCCCTACCAGGAAGGAAGCCAGGTGTACTACTGTGGTCACGGCACACTGGGGCCTCTGCTGTCTGGAGAACTTGGCCCCTGCCTGCAGTCCTACGGCTCTGTGTCCTACACAGGAGCCGGGGCCTCTGCTCCTCAACCAGAAATGGTGTTGGTACTAAAGGAGATTCAGCCCACACATGGCCTTCCACCAGCCTCCACCTCTGGGGTCTACTACGCTGCGTCTGCTCCAGCCATCCCACAAACCAGATTTCAAG TGGTGGAAACGTCCCTGGGGATGGAGACTTCCCTGGGGCTGCAACCGCCAAGCCAGAAAATTTACCTACAGCAAGCTCCAGAATTCCCCAAATCCTGCAGTAGCAGAAATACCCAGATGCTGCAGAGTGACCCACCAGCTGAGCTTGGGGACGTGTCACTGACAGCTCCAGACAAGACGTCTAACAGTGACCTCCTGGCACTGTCTCCAAACCCAAAGAACTGGGATGAGTTTAACACCAAACTTGCAAAGCCCCTGGATCCCGACCAGATCCCAATACAAAACCAAGAGCCTCTACTACAGCCTTTAGAAATTCCTGATATTCTCCAGCTCCTGGCCTGCATCGATCCCCTCGGACCAGAGGACCACCCTGCTTCCGAAAACGCTGATCTGGGAAAGGGTAGCCTGAGTCTTGAGGGCCAAGGGACACTGGACAACGGGACCGAGGCTAGCGGTGGCTTTGCAGACATCGCTACACTGATGGAGGATGGTCACCTTCCCCAACTATTCGACCCCTTGAAAGACCTTGATCAACCCCAAGGCCCCGAGCTGAGCCAAGCCAAAGACACAGGAGCCATCGAGTCCATCCAGCTGCAGCAAAAGATAAGTGGCAGAAAGGCTGCCTCCGAGTACACCAGGAAGAACAAACATCAGGCCTCTGAGCCTCTCGATGGTGCTCCCAAGGCCAAAATCCAGCCAAAGGACCCGGAGTGCCTGTCAGGGGGAGACAGGGCTCCTGAGAACGAGGCCGAGCACTCCAACAGCAAACCTCAGAAAGCTGCACCCAGCAGGATCAGTACAACTAAGAGCCATGGGCAGGAAAGGACCAAGAGGACCAGAGGAAACAACCCCAAGAAAGCCGGAGAGAGTCGGCAGTCAGGGACTGAAGTCAGGGTGGAAGAGAAGCCAATGATGCCCAAGATGAAGCGGAGGAAGAATCAGCCCGAGCTGAGCCAAGAAACCTTTAGGCGGCCTCGAACCAGCCTCGGCCGGCACATGTTGGAGTCGGTGCAGGTGTTTCATGCTCTGGGGAGGAAGAGTGAGAAGAACACCGGGCCCTCTTCGTCCCGGGCCCTGGGAACCTCCAGCAACCCCAaacacccccagccctgcccagctatCAAACCGTGGCTGGATAAACCACTGGAGGGTCAGTGTCCTGAGGAAACTCAAGTCAAAGCCCAGAAAGCAGAGAGCAGTGCTGAAAAGGAGTGTCCACCTCCATCCCGGGACGAGCTGCCACCTCCTGGGAAGGTCAGGTTGGTACCTTTGCCTTTTCTGTCCGTGGACAAGCCTCCAGCTCGACCTGTTCCTCGGAGGCCACAGGCTCTGGCCTCACATCGGCCTGCTGTGGCAGACCCTGCCCGGCCTGCTTCCACCAACTCAGCTCAACCAACTGCAGTCAATTCCAGCCACCCAGCTCCTGCATCTTTGACAGGTCCTGCCAGACCAGCTCGGCCAATTTCCACCAACCCCGCTCGACCAGGTTGGACCAACCCCACCCGGCCTAGCGTCCCTCAGTGTCCTGCTTCAAGGCCTGCACCCTACACAACAGCGTCTTGCACTTCTCTCCAGCAGGAGCCCGTTGCCCCTGCTGTGCCCACGCTCCAGGCTCCGCCCAAGCCTCCCGCCCAGTATCTACTGGAGGATTTCAGCAGGCAACCAATTCCATGGAGGAAACCCGACATTCCAGGGCCAGTGATGTCAGAGCCCATCACACAGGAACAGAGGCCAGAGCGGGAGGCCATGAAGAGGCAGGCTCAACAGGAGCGTGAGAAGGCTGCCAAGTACACCTCTCGGGGGAAAGTGCAGTTTTTCactgagagggaaaaagaaatggaaatttctcGATACTACGGCTACGCGATATAA